In Kitasatospora sp. NBC_00240, the following are encoded in one genomic region:
- a CDS encoding calmodulin-binding protein has translation MRRTLTKLGGIAAVSICALATAAPAQAARSGDAGVRAAAAAAAYFEFTDGTDRFVFKLTDSARIQQARNILSGVDTENVGVMGTVVKAPASYNRPWKYQLAPDSVKFFGMAMEVCDASISYVNNHLGEVGGALLPGSTWCPWQSKLTREVTVP, from the coding sequence ATGCGACGTACCCTTACCAAGCTCGGCGGTATCGCGGCGGTCTCGATCTGCGCCCTGGCGACGGCGGCGCCCGCACAGGCGGCCCGGAGCGGTGATGCCGGAGTGCGGGCCGCCGCTGCGGCGGCGGCCTATTTCGAGTTCACCGACGGCACGGACAGGTTCGTCTTCAAACTCACCGATTCCGCCAGGATCCAGCAGGCCCGGAACATCCTGAGCGGCGTGGACACCGAGAACGTCGGCGTCATGGGCACGGTCGTGAAGGCCCCTGCCTCGTACAACCGGCCGTGGAAGTACCAGCTCGCCCCCGACTCGGTGAAGTTCTTCGGCATGGCGATGGAGGTCTGCGACGCGAGCATCTCCTACGTCAACAACCACCTGGGCGAGGTCGGCGGCGCCCTCCTGCCCGGATCGACCTGGTGCCCCTGGCAGTCGAAGCTGACGCGCGAGGTCACCGTACCGTAA
- a CDS encoding contact-dependent growth inhibition system immunity protein yields MSPESRSLAELDHDRRPEPAAGATRLVATVHALRRRPVGALTVEHLRLLIRQDVGLPHLLSPAMAVLREDPLAEGDLYPGDLLSAVVTRDPSAWHAAPELLHELRAVASTAAGLPLALQREVRGFLDVTQGR; encoded by the coding sequence GTGTCTCCCGAGAGCCGATCCCTCGCAGAGCTCGACCACGACCGCCGGCCGGAGCCCGCCGCCGGCGCGACCCGTCTCGTCGCGACCGTGCACGCCCTGCGGCGCCGGCCGGTCGGCGCGCTGACCGTCGAGCACCTCCGGCTGCTGATCCGGCAGGACGTCGGACTACCGCATCTCCTGTCGCCGGCGATGGCGGTGCTGCGCGAGGACCCGCTGGCGGAGGGCGACCTCTACCCAGGCGATCTGCTCTCCGCCGTCGTCACTCGGGACCCTTCGGCATGGCATGCCGCACCGGAGCTGCTGCACGAGCTCCGAGCCGTCGCTTCCACGGCCGCCGGGCTGCCGCTCGCCCTGCAGCGGGAGGTCCGAGGGTTCCTCGACGTCACGCAGGGAAGGTGA
- a CDS encoding SUKH-4 family immunity protein has product MTESDLLAAARRPTTAWLETCFGAGALWRPEAADLPAGLEHPGARAFLSEVGIPAVRLDFADYDSTDLPGKGMWEEDPDELFGNRYPDDDSPPKSYSYCVGKRNLIHLMLRGDTGVVELYDPDGWDHAAGYGGYAAESLPALVGALGLLALHEERLTGDDAAAALAEFTALLEHLGQDADNSSFWAPVLEHLEEEYADEV; this is encoded by the coding sequence TTGACCGAGTCCGATCTGCTCGCCGCCGCACGGCGACCGACCACCGCCTGGCTCGAAACCTGCTTCGGAGCGGGTGCGCTCTGGCGCCCCGAGGCCGCCGACCTGCCCGCCGGGCTGGAGCACCCCGGGGCCCGCGCGTTCCTCTCCGAGGTCGGGATTCCCGCGGTGCGGCTGGACTTCGCCGACTACGACTCCACCGACCTGCCCGGCAAAGGCATGTGGGAGGAGGACCCGGACGAACTCTTCGGGAACCGCTACCCGGACGACGACTCCCCGCCGAAGAGCTACTCCTACTGCGTCGGCAAGCGCAACCTGATCCACCTGATGCTCCGCGGGGACACCGGAGTCGTCGAGCTCTACGACCCCGACGGCTGGGACCACGCGGCGGGCTACGGCGGCTACGCGGCCGAGTCGCTGCCCGCACTGGTCGGCGCGCTCGGCCTGCTCGCCCTCCACGAGGAGCGGCTGACCGGCGACGACGCCGCGGCCGCGCTGGCGGAATTCACCGCACTGCTTGAACACCTGGGCCAGGACGCGGACAACTCCTCCTTCTGGGCGCCCGTCCTGGAGCACCTGGAGGAGGAGTACGCGGACGAGGTGTAG
- the pgm gene encoding phosphoglucomutase (alpha-D-glucose-1,6-bisphosphate-dependent), translated as MVHARAGYPAEPGDLVDVAELVTAYYTLRPDPAEPGQRVAFGTSGHRGSSLDAAFNEDHIAATTQAICDYRAARGTRGPLFLGADTHALSEPATATALEVLAANGVHVLLDSNDGFTPTPAVSHAILAHNRNHPDGRADGIVVTPSHNPPRDGGFKYNSPNGGPADSDATNWIQDRANQLITDRLGDVRRIPHGRALTADTTGRYDYLTHYVTDLPAVLDLDAVRASGLRIGADPLGGASVAYWGRIAETQRLDLTVVNPRTDPTWRFMTLDWDGRIRMDCSSPHAMASLIGRRDEYDIATGNDADADRHGIVTPDGGLMNPNHYLAVAVDHLYRHRPRWSPAAGIGKTLVSSSMIDRVAQDLVRTLVEVPVGFKWFVDGLTDGAIAFGGEESAGAAFLRRDGRPWTTDKDGILLALLAAEITAVTGRTPSQRYRDLTARFGDPAYARIDAPADREQKALLGRLTAEQVKADTLAGEPITRVLTRAPGNDAPVGGLKVCTPNAWFAARPSGTEDVYKIYAESFHGPEHLARVQDEARTLVGDVLDA; from the coding sequence ATGGTGCACGCACGAGCCGGTTACCCGGCGGAGCCCGGGGACCTGGTGGACGTCGCCGAACTGGTCACGGCGTACTACACGCTGCGCCCGGACCCGGCCGAGCCGGGCCAGCGGGTCGCGTTCGGCACCTCCGGCCACCGCGGATCCTCCCTGGACGCCGCCTTCAACGAGGACCACATCGCCGCCACCACCCAGGCCATCTGCGACTACCGCGCCGCCCGGGGCACCCGCGGCCCGCTCTTCCTCGGCGCCGACACCCACGCCCTGTCCGAACCCGCCACCGCCACCGCCCTCGAAGTCCTCGCCGCCAACGGGGTCCACGTCCTCCTCGACAGCAACGACGGCTTCACCCCCACCCCCGCCGTCTCCCACGCCATCCTCGCCCACAACCGCAACCATCCCGACGGCCGCGCCGACGGCATCGTCGTCACCCCCTCGCACAACCCGCCCCGCGACGGCGGCTTCAAGTACAACTCCCCCAACGGCGGCCCCGCCGACTCGGACGCCACCAACTGGATCCAGGACCGCGCCAACCAGCTCATCACCGACCGCCTCGGCGACGTCCGCCGCATCCCCCACGGCCGAGCCCTCACCGCCGACACCACCGGCCGCTACGACTACCTCACCCACTACGTCACCGACCTGCCGGCCGTCCTCGACCTCGACGCCGTCCGCGCCTCCGGCCTGCGCATCGGCGCCGACCCCCTCGGCGGCGCCTCCGTCGCCTACTGGGGCCGGATCGCCGAGACCCAGCGCCTCGACCTCACCGTCGTCAACCCCCGCACCGATCCCACCTGGCGGTTCATGACCCTGGACTGGGACGGCAGGATCCGCATGGACTGCTCCTCCCCCCACGCCATGGCCTCCCTCATCGGGCGCCGCGACGAGTACGACATCGCCACCGGCAACGACGCGGACGCCGACCGCCACGGCATCGTCACCCCCGACGGCGGCCTGATGAACCCCAACCACTACCTCGCCGTCGCCGTCGACCACCTCTACCGGCACCGGCCCCGGTGGTCACCCGCCGCCGGCATCGGCAAGACACTGGTGTCGTCCTCGATGATCGACCGGGTGGCGCAGGACCTGGTGCGCACCCTCGTCGAGGTGCCGGTCGGCTTCAAATGGTTCGTCGACGGCCTCACCGACGGCGCCATCGCCTTCGGCGGTGAGGAATCCGCCGGCGCCGCCTTCCTGCGCCGCGACGGCCGCCCCTGGACCACCGACAAGGACGGCATCCTGCTCGCCCTGCTCGCCGCCGAGATCACCGCCGTCACCGGCCGCACCCCCTCCCAGCGCTACAGGGACCTCACCGCCCGTTTCGGCGACCCGGCGTACGCCCGGATCGACGCACCCGCCGACCGGGAGCAGAAGGCCCTCCTCGGACGCCTCACCGCCGAGCAGGTCAAGGCCGACACCCTCGCCGGCGAACCCATCACCCGCGTCCTCACCCGGGCCCCCGGCAACGACGCGCCCGTCGGCGGCCTCAAGGTCTGCACCCCGAACGCCTGGTTCGCCGCCCGCCCCTCCGGCACCGAGGACGTCTACAAGATCTACGCCGAGAGCTTCCACGGCCCCGAGCACCTCGCCCGCGTCCAGGACGAAGCCCGCACCCTCGTGGGCGACGTCCTCGACGCCTGA
- a CDS encoding UBP-type zinc finger domain-containing protein: MDEAPEPSARTGRRGCEDCLRIGSSWVHLLECLVCGHQGCCDSSPKKHAYAHAHALAGHDLARTLKRGEDWAWCYADELFLRPSG, from the coding sequence CTGGACGAAGCCCCGGAGCCGTCCGCCAGGACCGGCCGGCGCGGCTGCGAGGACTGCCTTCGCATCGGAAGCAGCTGGGTCCACCTGCTCGAATGCCTGGTCTGCGGGCATCAGGGCTGCTGCGACAGTTCGCCCAAGAAGCACGCCTACGCCCACGCGCACGCCCTGGCCGGCCACGACCTCGCCCGGACGCTCAAGCGGGGTGAGGACTGGGCCTGGTGCTATGCCGACGAGCTCTTCCTCCGTCCGTCCGGCTGA
- a CDS encoding SpoIIE family protein phosphatase, whose translation MTEAAIDYAAVFRTLPGMVALLTPDLVFADANEEFLRLSGRSRQQVVGRYLFDVFPDNPNDPAATGARNLAASLKRVAESGERDAMALQRYDVESPKRPGVWEERYWSPVNDAVLGPDGRVVLLVHRVEEVTELIRARGGPEGSRARVLEAELYTRARELQEVNERLRRAHARDREVALALQEALLPAPGPVGHHGVAVRYRPAVDALNVCGDWYDLVDLPGDRIGVAVGDVVGHGLRAACVMGQLRSALSAASRVADGPAQALEVLGLYARSVAGAESTTAVSTLIDWDARTVTYSSAGHPPPLLLHGDARVEFLDRATDPPLGARPEHVPRPQATTTFAEGDTLVLYTDGLIERRYEDIDVGLARLAASLAGHRGEDPEALADFVLAELLAQRTATDDTALVIVRL comes from the coding sequence ATGACGGAAGCAGCGATCGACTACGCGGCGGTGTTCCGGACCCTGCCGGGCATGGTGGCGCTGCTGACCCCGGACCTGGTGTTCGCCGACGCCAACGAGGAGTTCCTGCGGTTGTCGGGGCGCAGCCGGCAGCAGGTGGTGGGTCGCTACCTGTTCGACGTGTTCCCCGACAATCCGAACGACCCCGCCGCCACCGGTGCGCGCAACCTGGCGGCCTCGCTGAAGCGGGTGGCGGAGAGCGGCGAGCGCGACGCGATGGCGCTCCAGCGGTACGACGTGGAGTCCCCGAAGCGGCCGGGTGTGTGGGAGGAGCGGTACTGGAGCCCGGTCAACGACGCGGTGCTGGGCCCGGACGGCCGGGTGGTGCTGCTGGTGCACCGGGTGGAGGAGGTCACCGAGCTGATCCGGGCCCGCGGCGGCCCCGAGGGGTCGCGGGCCCGGGTGCTGGAGGCGGAGCTCTACACCCGGGCCCGTGAACTGCAGGAGGTCAACGAGCGTCTGCGCCGGGCCCACGCGCGGGACCGCGAGGTGGCGCTGGCCCTGCAGGAGGCGCTGCTGCCGGCTCCCGGCCCGGTCGGGCACCACGGGGTGGCCGTCCGCTACCGGCCGGCCGTCGACGCGCTGAACGTCTGCGGGGACTGGTACGACCTGGTCGACCTGCCGGGTGACCGGATCGGCGTCGCGGTCGGTGACGTCGTGGGGCACGGGCTGCGCGCGGCCTGCGTGATGGGCCAGCTGCGCAGTGCGCTGAGCGCCGCCTCGCGGGTCGCCGACGGCCCGGCCCAGGCGCTGGAGGTACTGGGGCTGTACGCGCGTTCGGTGGCGGGCGCCGAGTCCACCACGGCGGTGAGCACCCTGATCGACTGGGACGCCCGGACGGTCACGTACAGCAGCGCCGGTCATCCGCCGCCCCTCCTGCTGCACGGGGACGCCCGGGTCGAGTTCCTCGACCGGGCCACCGATCCCCCGCTGGGCGCCCGGCCCGAGCACGTCCCGAGACCGCAGGCGACCACCACCTTCGCCGAGGGCGACACGCTGGTGCTGTACACGGACGGCCTGATCGAACGCCGGTACGAGGACATCGACGTCGGACTGGCCCGGCTGGCCGCCTCGCTCGCGGGGCACCGGGGGGAGGATCCGGAGGCCCTGGCGGACTTCGTCCTGGCCGAGCTGCTCGCGCAGCGCACCGCCACGGACGACACGGCCCTGGTCATCGTCCGGCTCTGA
- a CDS encoding YciI family protein, with translation MPRFLSMIRVDEQSAPAQAPGPEFEQRMGALFEEITKAGVMVDTAGLAPTSEGTRLTWSGGRVTCTDGPFAEGKEVIGGYAIIRTEDKAEALEWTRRFLEVHDTHMTVTAELREIADN, from the coding sequence ATGCCGCGCTTCCTGTCCATGATCCGCGTCGACGAGCAGAGCGCCCCCGCGCAGGCGCCCGGCCCGGAGTTCGAGCAGCGGATGGGCGCACTGTTCGAGGAGATCACCAAGGCCGGGGTCATGGTGGACACCGCCGGGCTCGCCCCCACCTCCGAGGGCACCCGGCTGACCTGGTCCGGCGGCCGGGTCACCTGCACCGACGGCCCCTTCGCCGAGGGGAAGGAGGTCATCGGCGGCTACGCCATCATCCGGACCGAGGACAAGGCCGAGGCGCTGGAGTGGACCAGGCGGTTCCTGGAGGTCCACGACACCCACATGACGGTCACCGCCGAGCTCCGCGAGATCGCCGACAACTGA
- a CDS encoding TIGR03364 family FAD-dependent oxidoreductase: MPTQQVDTAVVGGGIVGLAHALAAARRGDRVVLFERDDYAVGASIRNFGLVWPVGQQPGAVYRRALRAREIWLEVAASTDLWAPRTGSLHLAHVADEQAVLEEFLATVPAAVEQGCRMVSAEEAARLSPAVRSEGLLSALWSPTELNVDPRRAIPTVARLLAEQYGVDVRFGTTVRGLDLPTIDTTAGTWRAERVFVCSGNDFETLYPEAFAETGLTRCKLQMLRTAAQPGGWQLGATLCGGLTLLHYAAFKHCASLGALLERAQEELPFCRENGIHVLLSQTADGALTIGDSHEYARTHHPFERESVNRAIMDYLVSFAQAPDLRIAERWTGVYPSLPGGATELVVRPQPGVTVVNGLGGAGMTLSFGLAEEVVSGTYVRP, translated from the coding sequence ATGCCCACCCAGCAGGTTGACACCGCCGTGGTCGGTGGAGGGATCGTCGGTCTCGCCCACGCACTGGCCGCCGCCCGGCGGGGCGACCGCGTCGTGCTGTTCGAACGGGACGACTACGCGGTCGGCGCCTCCATCCGGAACTTCGGGCTCGTCTGGCCGGTCGGCCAGCAGCCCGGTGCCGTGTACCGACGCGCCTTGCGGGCCCGGGAGATCTGGTTGGAGGTGGCCGCGAGCACCGATCTCTGGGCGCCGCGGACCGGATCCCTCCACCTGGCCCATGTCGCCGACGAGCAGGCCGTCCTGGAGGAGTTCCTGGCCACCGTGCCCGCCGCCGTCGAGCAGGGCTGCCGGATGGTCTCGGCGGAGGAGGCCGCCCGCCTCAGCCCCGCCGTCAGGAGCGAGGGGCTGCTCTCGGCCCTGTGGAGCCCGACCGAGCTCAACGTCGACCCGCGCCGGGCGATCCCCACGGTCGCCAGGTTGTTGGCCGAGCAGTACGGCGTCGACGTCCGCTTCGGGACCACGGTGCGCGGCCTCGACCTGCCCACGATCGACACCACCGCCGGCACCTGGCGCGCCGAACGTGTCTTCGTCTGCAGCGGGAACGACTTCGAGACCCTCTACCCGGAGGCCTTCGCCGAGACCGGCCTCACCCGTTGCAAGCTGCAGATGCTGCGTACCGCCGCGCAACCCGGCGGCTGGCAGCTGGGAGCCACCCTCTGCGGTGGCCTGACCCTGCTGCACTACGCCGCGTTCAAGCACTGCGCCTCACTCGGCGCACTCCTCGAACGTGCGCAGGAGGAGCTGCCGTTCTGCCGGGAGAACGGCATCCACGTCCTGCTGTCGCAGACCGCCGACGGAGCCCTGACCATCGGTGACAGCCACGAGTACGCCAGGACCCACCACCCGTTCGAGCGGGAGTCCGTCAACCGGGCGATCATGGACTATCTGGTCAGCTTCGCCCAGGCCCCCGACCTGCGGATCGCCGAGCGGTGGACCGGCGTCTACCCCTCCCTCCCGGGCGGAGCCACCGAACTGGTCGTCCGTCCGCAGCCCGGAGTCACCGTGGTCAACGGCCTCGGCGGCGCGGGCATGACCCTCTCCTTCGGCCTGGCCGAGGAGGTCGTCTCCGGGACGTACGTCCGACCCTGA
- a CDS encoding MFS transporter, with product MSTDAVAPSRGDRPLTTKEMLASVPGLGRWRRRVFAATWIAYASYYFVREAPSVAKLGILDDPSVNHVLTSHALGVMDAIYLAAYAAGQFLWGAVADRVGPRVMVIGGMLTSIAAACVMGLSSTALVFGAAMLILGLGQSTGWAPLCKNVSSFFTVKERGRVLGLWSTNYAFGGLASVPFLGWVAYSVFDSWHAALFTGALVMAVVLLVFVVLQRNSPEAVGLPGIADAEAGRTAPAGDAPAVTAGRGAAPPKKGVRETLGDPMVRVLGAAYFLLKPARYAILLWGPVLVSERLPQVDKVSATAIPIAFGVTGCLAPSLIGWLSDKRFGSRRVPPAVLSLVALTIVLLLFMPLTATHSVTLMMLLLGAMGLTVYAADSMISCTAAVDFGTSDRAGTAAGVVNGCGSVGAILGGLLPGFVSGTALFYGFAGAALLAAVILLPRWNQVARTA from the coding sequence ATGAGCACCGATGCCGTCGCGCCCAGCAGAGGCGACAGACCCCTGACCACCAAGGAGATGCTCGCTTCCGTCCCAGGCCTCGGCCGGTGGCGCCGGCGCGTCTTCGCCGCCACGTGGATCGCCTATGCGAGCTACTACTTCGTCCGGGAGGCGCCCTCGGTCGCCAAGCTCGGCATTCTGGACGACCCGTCCGTCAACCACGTACTGACCTCGCACGCCCTCGGGGTGATGGACGCGATCTACCTGGCGGCCTACGCGGCCGGGCAGTTCCTCTGGGGCGCCGTCGCGGACCGGGTCGGCCCCCGGGTGATGGTGATCGGCGGCATGCTGACCTCGATCGCCGCCGCGTGCGTCATGGGTCTGAGCAGCACGGCGCTGGTCTTCGGCGCCGCCATGCTGATCCTGGGCCTGGGCCAGTCGACCGGCTGGGCGCCGCTCTGCAAGAACGTCAGCAGCTTCTTCACGGTCAAGGAGCGCGGCCGGGTGCTGGGCCTGTGGAGCACCAACTACGCCTTCGGCGGGCTGGCTTCGGTGCCCTTCCTCGGCTGGGTGGCCTACTCGGTCTTCGACTCCTGGCACGCCGCGCTGTTCACCGGTGCGCTCGTGATGGCCGTCGTCCTCCTGGTCTTCGTCGTGTTGCAGCGAAACAGCCCGGAAGCGGTGGGACTGCCGGGCATCGCCGACGCCGAGGCCGGCCGGACGGCGCCGGCCGGGGACGCCCCGGCCGTCACCGCCGGCCGGGGCGCGGCACCGCCGAAGAAGGGCGTGCGCGAGACGCTCGGCGATCCGATGGTGCGGGTGCTGGGCGCCGCGTACTTCCTGCTCAAGCCGGCGCGCTACGCGATCCTGCTCTGGGGCCCGGTCCTGGTCAGCGAGCGGCTGCCGCAGGTCGACAAGGTCTCGGCGACCGCGATTCCGATCGCGTTCGGTGTGACCGGCTGTCTCGCCCCCAGTCTCATCGGCTGGCTGTCCGACAAGCGCTTCGGCTCCCGCCGGGTCCCCCCGGCGGTGCTCAGCCTGGTCGCGCTCACGATCGTGCTGCTGCTCTTCATGCCGCTCACCGCCACGCACAGCGTCACGCTGATGATGCTCCTGCTCGGCGCCATGGGCCTGACGGTCTACGCGGCCGACTCGATGATCTCCTGCACGGCCGCGGTGGACTTCGGCACCAGCGACCGGGCCGGGACGGCCGCAGGCGTCGTCAACGGCTGCGGATCCGTCGGCGCCATCCTCGGGGGCCTGCTGCCCGGCTTCGTCTCCGGCACCGCGCTCTTCTACGGCTTCGCCGGCGCCGCCCTGCTGGCGGCCGTCATCCTGCTCCCTCGCTGGAACCAGGTCGCCCGGACGGCCTGA
- the phnA gene encoding phosphonoacetate hydrolase gives MTNKTFSVNGRTYTTPGCPVVVICIDGSEPDYHLEAMAAGRMPWLSKVLADGGSTWAAHCAMPALTNPNNVSIATGRPPSTHGISGNYLFDPQLGEEVLMNDKRFLRAPTIFAAANEAGLDVVVVTAKDKLRRLLGAGLVEDGPRLDGGTGVAAPSRRGICFSAEKADQATWETNGIGDVLALVDRPLPEVYSADLSEFALAAGAAIMASRPVDLMYLSLTDYIQHKHAPGTETANAFYEMIDRYAARLDESGAVVVLTADHGMSAKSDEAGVPRVVYVEDEVKRILALAPDDEPEGLRVILPITDPYTVHHGALGSFASVHLPPGADLQGTIDALRAIDGIQEVHGRDAAAERFSLPADRIGDIVVLAEAGIALGRHAAWHDLSQLDAPLRSHGALGELRIPFLINRRPTRPDPLGSPLGAEACVHNYDAFWVATTLVAQQ, from the coding sequence GTGACGAACAAGACGTTCAGTGTCAACGGCCGGACCTACACGACACCGGGGTGCCCGGTCGTGGTGATCTGCATCGACGGCAGCGAACCGGACTACCACCTGGAGGCGATGGCGGCCGGCCGGATGCCCTGGCTCAGCAAGGTTCTCGCCGACGGTGGCAGCACCTGGGCGGCGCACTGCGCGATGCCCGCGCTGACCAACCCCAACAATGTGTCGATCGCGACCGGCCGCCCTCCGAGCACGCACGGCATCAGCGGAAACTACCTCTTCGACCCGCAGCTCGGTGAGGAGGTGCTGATGAACGACAAGCGCTTCCTGCGGGCACCCACCATCTTCGCCGCCGCGAACGAGGCCGGGCTGGACGTCGTCGTGGTGACGGCGAAGGACAAGCTGCGCCGGCTTCTGGGGGCCGGCCTGGTCGAGGACGGCCCCCGGCTGGACGGCGGGACGGGCGTCGCCGCCCCGTCGCGCCGCGGCATCTGCTTCTCCGCCGAGAAGGCCGACCAGGCGACCTGGGAGACGAACGGGATCGGCGACGTCCTGGCACTGGTGGACCGGCCGCTGCCCGAGGTGTACTCGGCCGACCTCAGCGAGTTCGCGCTCGCCGCGGGCGCGGCGATCATGGCGAGCCGCCCGGTGGACCTGATGTACCTGTCCCTGACCGACTACATCCAGCACAAGCACGCGCCGGGGACCGAGACCGCCAACGCGTTCTACGAGATGATCGACCGCTACGCCGCCAGACTGGACGAGTCCGGCGCGGTCGTGGTCCTGACCGCGGACCACGGCATGAGTGCGAAGAGCGACGAGGCGGGGGTGCCCCGCGTGGTCTATGTCGAGGACGAGGTGAAGCGTATTCTCGCTCTGGCGCCGGACGACGAACCCGAGGGTCTGCGGGTGATCCTCCCCATCACCGACCCGTACACCGTGCACCACGGCGCGCTCGGCTCCTTCGCCAGCGTCCACCTGCCGCCGGGAGCGGACCTCCAGGGCACGATCGACGCGCTGCGGGCGATCGACGGGATCCAGGAGGTGCACGGCCGCGACGCGGCGGCCGAGCGGTTCTCGCTTCCCGCCGACCGGATCGGGGACATCGTGGTCCTTGCCGAGGCCGGCATCGCGCTCGGCCGGCACGCCGCCTGGCACGACCTCAGCCAGCTGGACGCCCCGCTGCGCTCCCACGGGGCCCTGGGCGAGCTGCGGATCCCCTTCCTGATCAACCGTCGGCCGACCCGGCCCGACCCGCTCGGCAGTCCCCTCGGTGCGGAGGCCTGCGTGCACAACTACGACGCGTTCTGGGTGGCCACCACCTTGGTCGCCCAGCAGTAG
- a CDS encoding aldehyde dehydrogenase family protein: MFQPSSDHLLNHIDGRWLPAAAGRVRPNINPANTDDVVGRFAESAAADAVHAVDAAAAAQPGWDRLGPIDRAGLLGGAARLIRERREIFAEAITREQGKRRGEGSGEVARALAILDFAIGEARRLNGVTTPAEEPRTLAMTFRRPLGVVGLITPWNFPVAIPMWKVAPALVAGCTAVLKPSPLTPWTSALLVEAFADAGLPPGVLNLVQGDRDPGEALVGDPRVAGISFTGSLPVGQAINRAGAGRLMRTQLELGGKNALLVLADAQLEAAVDAIVLGAFGQSGQRCSATSRVVVDRSVRDELLTLLVPRVQAMRVGRGDQEWADIGPVVNEERLRACLDAVEAARAAGARVLCGGKAVALDTPGWFMEPTVLAEVAWDSEIAQEEVFGPVLSIIDCDGYEDAMRISNSVRYGMSGTIFTRDPALIFQALQDFQAGMLHVNRPGVGAYSHLPHMGAKASQLGAPECSADVWQFYTDLRSACIRY, translated from the coding sequence GTGTTCCAACCGAGTTCCGATCACCTGCTCAACCACATCGACGGGCGGTGGCTCCCGGCCGCCGCCGGGCGCGTCCGCCCGAACATCAACCCGGCGAACACCGACGACGTGGTCGGTCGCTTCGCCGAGTCGGCGGCCGCCGACGCCGTCCACGCGGTCGACGCGGCCGCCGCCGCACAGCCCGGCTGGGACAGGCTGGGCCCGATCGACCGCGCCGGGCTCCTCGGCGGGGCCGCGCGACTGATCCGGGAGCGCCGCGAGATCTTCGCCGAGGCCATCACCCGGGAGCAGGGCAAGCGCCGCGGCGAAGGAAGCGGCGAGGTCGCGCGCGCACTGGCGATCCTGGACTTCGCGATCGGCGAGGCGCGCCGGCTCAACGGCGTGACCACGCCGGCCGAGGAGCCGAGGACCCTGGCGATGACCTTCCGCCGGCCGCTCGGCGTCGTCGGCCTCATCACGCCGTGGAACTTCCCGGTGGCGATCCCGATGTGGAAGGTCGCCCCCGCCCTGGTGGCGGGCTGCACGGCCGTGCTCAAGCCCTCCCCGCTGACGCCGTGGACCTCGGCCCTGCTGGTGGAGGCCTTCGCCGACGCGGGGCTCCCGCCGGGCGTGCTCAACCTCGTCCAGGGGGACCGTGATCCGGGCGAGGCACTGGTCGGCGACCCCCGGGTGGCGGGCATCTCGTTCACCGGCTCGCTGCCGGTGGGGCAGGCCATCAACCGCGCGGGAGCGGGCCGCCTGATGCGTACCCAGCTGGAGCTGGGCGGCAAGAACGCGCTGCTCGTCCTCGCCGACGCCCAGCTGGAGGCGGCCGTCGACGCGATCGTGCTCGGTGCCTTCGGGCAGAGCGGGCAGCGGTGCAGCGCCACCAGCCGGGTGGTGGTGGACCGCAGCGTGCGCGACGAGTTGCTGACACTGCTGGTGCCGCGGGTCCAGGCCATGCGGGTCGGACGCGGGGACCAGGAGTGGGCGGACATCGGCCCGGTGGTCAACGAGGAACGGCTGCGCGCCTGCCTGGACGCGGTGGAGGCGGCGCGCGCCGCCGGCGCCCGGGTGCTCTGCGGCGGAAAGGCCGTGGCCCTCGACACTCCCGGCTGGTTCATGGAGCCGACCGTCCTGGCAGAGGTCGCCTGGGACAGCGAGATCGCCCAGGAGGAGGTGTTCGGCCCGGTGCTCTCCATCATCGACTGCGACGGGTACGAGGACGCGATGCGGATCTCGAACTCGGTCCGGTACGGCATGTCGGGCACCATCTTCACCCGGGATCCGGCGCTGATCTTCCAGGCGCTGCAGGACTTCCAGGCGGGCATGCTCCATGTGAACCGGCCCGGTGTGGGTGCCTACTCGCACCTGCCGCACATGGGGGCCAAAGCCTCCCAGCTCGGCGCCCCCGAATGCTCGGCGGACGTCTGGCAGTTCTACACCGACCTCAGGTCAGCCTGCATCAGGTACTGA